Proteins from a single region of Gambusia affinis linkage group LG12, SWU_Gaff_1.0, whole genome shotgun sequence:
- the LOC122841331 gene encoding proline-rich extensin-like protein EPR1 — MPQHTPPYLTIPHHTPPYLTIPHHTPPYLTIPHHTPPYLTIPHHTPPYLTIPHHTPPYLTIPHHTPPYPNIPHHTPPYPNIPHHTPPYPNIPHHTPPYPNIPHHTPTHPNINPPYPNTPQHKPTIPQHTPTHPNINPPYPNTPQHKPTIPHHTTPYPTIPHHTPPYPNIPHHTPTHPNINPPYPNIPHHTSPYPTIPHHTPTYLTIPHHTPTYLTIPQHTPPYPNIPQHTPTAYPTIPHHTPPYLTIPHHTPTYSAPPTLRLSAPDSA; from the coding sequence ATGCCCCAACATACCCCACCATACCTCACCATACCCCACCATACCCCACCATACCTCACCATACCCCACCATACCCCACCATACCTCACCATACCCCACCATACCCCACCATACCTCACCATACCCCACCATACCCCACCATACCTCACCATACCCCACCATACCCCACCATACCTCACCATACCCCACCATACCCCACCATACCCCAACATACCTCACCATACCCCACCATACCCCAACATACCCCACCATACCCCACCATACCCCAACATACCTCACCATACCCCACCATACCCCAACATACCCCACCATACCCCAACACACCCCAACATAAACCCACCATACCCCAACACACCCCAACATAAACCCACCATACCCCAACATACCCCAACACACCCCAACATAAACCCACCATACCCCAACACACCCCAACATAAACCCACCATACCCCACCATACCACACCATACCCCACCATACCTCACCATACCCCACCATACCCCAACATACCCCACCATACCCCAACACACCCCAACATAAACCCACCATACCCCAACATACCCCACCATACCTCACCATACCCCACCATACCCCACCATACCCCAACATACCTCACCATACCCCACCATACCCCAACATACCTCACCATACCCCAACATACCCCACCATACCCCAACATACCCCAACACACCCCAACAGCATACCCCACCATACCTCACCATACCCCACCATACCTCACCATACCCCACCATACCCCAACATACTCAGCACCACCAACTCTTCGGCTGTCAGCCCCTGACAGTGCGTAG